In Triticum aestivum cultivar Chinese Spring chromosome 5B, IWGSC CS RefSeq v2.1, whole genome shotgun sequence, the following proteins share a genomic window:
- the LOC123110126 gene encoding short integuments 2, mitochondrial isoform X1, translated as MRGLTRAGKRASEMAFNAGGGAINWFPGHMAAASRAIRDRLKLADLVIEVRDARIPLSSANEDLQPVLAAKRRILALNKKDLANPNIMNMWLDHFQSCKQDCISLNAHSSNSINQLLGLVELKLREAILKEPTLLVMVVGVPNVGKSALINSIHRIASSRFPVNDKMKRARVGPLPGVTQDIAGYKIASQPSIYVLDTPGVLVPSIPDMETGLKLALTGAVKDSVVGEERIAKYLLSLLNIRKTPLHWERLLHRREEFDEDPDDSCEKGSRGSLQRRQRFNNSDALYVQDLVKEVQRTLCSTAMEFTGNLDEDNELESLIDSQLVALRKVFRIPHKPLDESHGPASKKLLTLFRSGKLGPFILDDLPSQQ; from the exons ATGCGGGGCCTGACGCGGGCCGGAAAGCGCGCCAGTGAGATGGCCTTCAACGCCGGTGGCGGAGCCATCAACTGGTTCCCCGGCCACATGGCTGCCGCCTCACGCGCCATCCGCGACCGCCTCAAGCTCGCCGACCTCGTCATCGAGGTCCGCGACGCCCGC ATTCCGTTATCCTCAGCGAACGAAGACCTTCAGCCGGTGCTTGCAGCTAAGAGGCGTATCCTTGCTCTAAACAAGAAAGATCTAGCGAATCCCAATATAATGAAT ATGTGGCTTGACCATTTTCAGTCATGTAAGCAAGATTGCATCTCATTAAATGCACATAGCAGCAACTCTATTAATCAG CTGCTTGGGCTTGTGGAGTTGAAACTAAGGGAAGCAATCTTGAAAGAGCCCACACTTCTTGTTATGGTAGTTGGTGTCCCCAATGTTGGAAAGTCTGCACTCATTAATTCCATTCATAGAATTGCCAGTTCTAGATTTCCAG TGAACGATAAGATGAAGCGGGCTAGAGTTGGACCTCTCCCTGGAGTTACACAAGACATTGCAGGATATAAG ATTGCAAGCCAGCCGAGCATCTACGTGCTTGATACACCAGGTGTTCTAGTGCCAAGCATTCCAGACATGGAAACAGGTCTAAAGCTTGCTCTGACAG GAGCTGTTAAAGATTCGGTGGTTGGAGAGGAGCGTATAGCCAAATATTTATTATCTCTTCTTAATATTAGAAAAACCCCTCTACATTGGGAGCGATTGCTACACAGAAGAGAAGAATTCGATGAAGATCCAGATGACAGTTGTGAAAAAGGGTCTAGAGGTTCACTGCAGAGGAGGCAGCGTTTTAACAATTCCGATGCCTTGTATGTTCAG GACTTGGTGAAAGAGGTCCAGAGAACGCTGTGCAGTACAGCCATGGAATTCACAGGCAACCTCGATGAAGATAACGAGCTGGAAAGTCTAATTGACTCACAGCTTGTTGCCCTTCGAAAGGTGTTCAGAATACCCCACAAACCGCTTGATGAATCACATGGCCCGGCCTCCAAGAAGTTATTGACTCTTTTCCGATCGGGGAAGCTCGGCCCGTTCATCCTCGACGACCTTCCTAGCCAGCAGTGA
- the LOC123110126 gene encoding short integuments 2, mitochondrial isoform X2 — protein sequence MNMWLDHFQSCKQDCISLNAHSSNSINQLLGLVELKLREAILKEPTLLVMVVGVPNVGKSALINSIHRIASSRFPVNDKMKRARVGPLPGVTQDIAGYKIASQPSIYVLDTPGVLVPSIPDMETGLKLALTGAVKDSVVGEERIAKYLLSLLNIRKTPLHWERLLHRREEFDEDPDDSCEKGSRGSLQRRQRFNNSDALYVQDLVKEVQRTLCSTAMEFTGNLDEDNELESLIDSQLVALRKVFRIPHKPLDESHGPASKKLLTLFRSGKLGPFILDDLPSQQ from the exons ATGAAT ATGTGGCTTGACCATTTTCAGTCATGTAAGCAAGATTGCATCTCATTAAATGCACATAGCAGCAACTCTATTAATCAG CTGCTTGGGCTTGTGGAGTTGAAACTAAGGGAAGCAATCTTGAAAGAGCCCACACTTCTTGTTATGGTAGTTGGTGTCCCCAATGTTGGAAAGTCTGCACTCATTAATTCCATTCATAGAATTGCCAGTTCTAGATTTCCAG TGAACGATAAGATGAAGCGGGCTAGAGTTGGACCTCTCCCTGGAGTTACACAAGACATTGCAGGATATAAG ATTGCAAGCCAGCCGAGCATCTACGTGCTTGATACACCAGGTGTTCTAGTGCCAAGCATTCCAGACATGGAAACAGGTCTAAAGCTTGCTCTGACAG GAGCTGTTAAAGATTCGGTGGTTGGAGAGGAGCGTATAGCCAAATATTTATTATCTCTTCTTAATATTAGAAAAACCCCTCTACATTGGGAGCGATTGCTACACAGAAGAGAAGAATTCGATGAAGATCCAGATGACAGTTGTGAAAAAGGGTCTAGAGGTTCACTGCAGAGGAGGCAGCGTTTTAACAATTCCGATGCCTTGTATGTTCAG GACTTGGTGAAAGAGGTCCAGAGAACGCTGTGCAGTACAGCCATGGAATTCACAGGCAACCTCGATGAAGATAACGAGCTGGAAAGTCTAATTGACTCACAGCTTGTTGCCCTTCGAAAGGTGTTCAGAATACCCCACAAACCGCTTGATGAATCACATGGCCCGGCCTCCAAGAAGTTATTGACTCTTTTCCGATCGGGGAAGCTCGGCCCGTTCATCCTCGACGACCTTCCTAGCCAGCAGTGA